A region from the Rhinoderma darwinii isolate aRhiDar2 chromosome 2, aRhiDar2.hap1, whole genome shotgun sequence genome encodes:
- the LOC142741470 gene encoding phosphatidylinositol polyphosphate 5-phosphatase type IV-like codes for MPFWKKSKKYHVSQIPDKGNLMGDIPTMEEPNISLQKFSVIKDMADEKSSDLSHSKYCDITSKNTKKSAFSLLTRLRSKNIRKRNLGSSAVIGAKELDRYFPDRRLRLYVATWNMEGKDYPQNLEDLLLPSDDTKDIYVIGVQEGCPNRREWEIKLQETLGPHYVLYHSSGLGVLYLTIFVRRELIWFCSEVEHTHVTTRLFHHVKTKGALGVAFTVFGTSFLFINSHLRFGAVNKRIQDYKTITEGLRLPQIIPERINSNALDVTSRFDRVFWFGDLNFQLKEDRKNVESLLQKIEGKDMSSLLKHDHLNEAKNNGSIFLGFKEHTIDFLPTYKFDIGTDTYDTSAKQRIPSYTDRVLFKSQCEGDVRVLRYDSCPVLKTSDHRPVFGIFEVKIRPGSDDIPLAGGHFDRKIYVTGIRRKGQKK; via the exons atgcccttttggaaaaaatctaagaaatatcatgtctcccaaattcctgataaaggaaatctgatgggagacataccaactatggaggagcctaacatctcgctccagaagttttctgtcatcaaagatatggcagatgaaaaatccagcgatcttagtcacagcaaatattgtgacattacgtcaaagaacaccaagaagagcgcattcagcctgctgacccgcctgcgctccaaaaatatccggaaaag aaacttaggcagcagcgctgtgatcggcgctaaagaactggatcgctatttcccagatagacggttgagactatatgttgccacctggaatatggagggaaag gattacccgcaaaatctggaggatctgctgttaccatcagatgatacgaaagacatttatgttattggcgttcaggaaggatgtccaaacag acgggaatgggagataaaattacaggagacccttggaccacactatgtattataccactcctccgggctcggagtcctgtatctcaccatctttgttcgacgggaactaatctggttctgctcag aggtagagcacacccatgtaacaaccaggctattccaccatgtgaaaactaaaggagccttgggtgttgccttcaccgtctttggaacatctttcctttttattaattcacatctgagat ttggggcagtcaacaagaggatccaggactataaaaccatcactgagggtctccgtctgcctcaaattattccggaaagaatcaactccaatgcct tggacgtcaccagccgctttgatcgggtgttttggtttggagatctcaattttcaacttaaagaggacagaaaaaatgtggaatctcttctgcagaagatcgaaggaaaagatatgtccagtctcctcaaacacgaccatctgaatgaagccaagaacaatg ggtccatatttctagggttcaaggagcacaccattgatttccttcctacatataagtttgacattggcacagacacctatgatacatcagcaaagcagagaattccatcatatacg gacagggtgttgtttaaaagccaatgtgagggagatgtgcgagtcctgagatacgactcttgccctgttttgaagacctcagaccaccgacctgtttttggaatctttgaagtaaagatcaggcctggttcagatga catccccttggctggtggacactttgatcgtaaaatctatgtaacgggcattaggaggaaaggacaaaaaaagtag